In Caldalkalibacillus thermarum, the following proteins share a genomic window:
- a CDS encoding ATP-binding protein, whose translation MTEAVTNALKHAGSCQVEMWQESATGAILFLVIDQGKGIQLKHLPQVALVRGFSTRSSLGMGFHVMSQYTDKLFLKSDRAGTVVGLYFYKTLGLTS comes from the coding sequence GTGACGGAGGCTGTAACCAATGCCCTTAAGCATGCAGGTTCCTGTCAAGTGGAAATGTGGCAGGAGTCTGCAACAGGGGCGATCCTTTTCCTTGTGATTGACCAAGGGAAAGGCATTCAGCTTAAACATCTTCCCCAAGTGGCATTAGTCCGTGGTTTTTCCACTCGTTCATCGTTAGGCATGGGCTTCCATGTGATGAGTCAATACACCGATAAATTATTTCTAAAAAGTGACCGGGCGGGAACCGTTGTGGGACTATATTTCTATAAGACACTGGGATTGACGTCATAG
- a CDS encoding flagellar assembly protein A: MDHVALGDTVEEAVHKALEEKGWQREDVEIEVLDPGKRGIFTKRQAVVRIRKKQPGQTQQADHSAGMTNELNEENLVQWLSLLDHSSPSTDKVPSTHSVQGELSSPASALTEATEDMVWWEENRLCMNRELFENNVILFPPQRAKLLLNGNPLKHMVVLSAADQVTLHPDLGELKNWIHIETRNRDIEATIRLKEEATFELIPQLTPHPDKIEIRFIEQKRRQLPITAGDVIKLLNQKGIVYGINYERIDQWLREGFKEQKPYVIANGKDKQDGRPTQFKKLYTSQTPRSEAGDEQEAIDWFGVHHVPSVKAGEKIMEVIPASKGVNGINVYGQPIPAADGKEIPLRLGKGVVSSPDGRYVYATIDGRPEITKGKVSVNPLYVVEGDVSLETGGIKFHGDVLVTGDVLEGLSVEASGNVEIKGSVIGGKIVAGQHVKVVKNVIGSQVTAGGEVSAYQLLLSRIERILQQLDMLSKAYHQLKAIPVFKMEDLLKNGIGRLIKLLLESKLNQLETDIEQFEYHFKQANIDHKQVAAWLTLLVEKLTGLGPLSIKSITEIEELVHYGHELKQELEQHTLNPCHVAASYIQNSTVQASGSIYVKGMGVYNSKLYAADEICVDGDPGIVRGGYLESGKKIRVHELGVWSGVKSHMVIREQDGEVCADHLNVGVIISINGISYQNQRYLRCARLCYDPSSQAIKVISFSEKGREK; this comes from the coding sequence ATGGATCATGTGGCCTTGGGTGATACCGTTGAGGAAGCTGTGCATAAAGCTTTAGAAGAAAAAGGATGGCAAAGGGAAGATGTAGAAATAGAAGTCCTAGACCCTGGAAAAAGAGGGATTTTTACCAAACGTCAGGCTGTGGTTCGGATCAGAAAAAAACAACCCGGCCAAACTCAACAAGCAGATCATTCTGCAGGCATGACAAATGAATTGAACGAAGAGAATTTAGTCCAATGGTTAAGTTTGCTTGATCACTCCTCCCCCAGTACAGACAAAGTACCAAGTACCCATTCTGTGCAGGGGGAGCTTTCCTCCCCTGCATCTGCACTGACTGAAGCCACAGAAGATATGGTGTGGTGGGAGGAAAACCGCTTGTGTATGAACCGGGAGCTGTTTGAGAACAATGTTATTCTCTTCCCTCCCCAAAGAGCCAAGTTATTGCTTAATGGAAATCCCCTTAAACATATGGTTGTTTTATCTGCCGCGGACCAGGTGACACTACATCCTGATCTTGGTGAATTAAAAAACTGGATTCATATTGAGACTCGCAACAGGGACATTGAAGCAACGATAAGGCTTAAGGAAGAGGCAACTTTTGAGCTTATTCCACAGCTTACGCCCCATCCCGACAAAATAGAAATCCGCTTTATAGAACAAAAACGCCGTCAGCTTCCAATTACGGCTGGTGATGTGATTAAATTGCTTAATCAAAAAGGTATTGTCTACGGTATCAATTATGAACGTATTGACCAGTGGTTGAGGGAAGGATTTAAAGAGCAAAAACCCTATGTGATTGCTAATGGAAAAGATAAACAGGATGGCCGGCCCACACAGTTTAAAAAGCTGTATACCAGCCAAACACCCAGGTCAGAGGCAGGAGATGAACAAGAAGCCATTGACTGGTTTGGTGTTCATCATGTGCCAAGCGTCAAAGCAGGAGAGAAGATCATGGAGGTTATTCCGGCCTCAAAAGGGGTTAACGGGATCAATGTATATGGCCAACCCATCCCGGCTGCAGATGGAAAGGAGATCCCTCTCCGGCTGGGGAAAGGGGTTGTTTCCAGTCCAGACGGACGCTATGTGTATGCCACGATTGACGGCAGGCCGGAGATCACAAAGGGGAAAGTGAGTGTCAATCCGCTTTATGTCGTGGAGGGAGATGTGTCTCTTGAAACTGGCGGCATTAAATTCCATGGAGATGTCTTGGTGACTGGGGATGTGCTGGAAGGGCTGTCCGTTGAAGCATCGGGGAACGTGGAGATAAAAGGCTCTGTCATTGGCGGAAAAATTGTGGCTGGGCAGCATGTAAAGGTTGTCAAAAATGTGATTGGCAGTCAAGTGACAGCAGGCGGGGAAGTCTCGGCCTATCAGCTGTTGTTGAGCAGAATAGAGAGGATTTTGCAACAATTGGACATGCTATCCAAAGCTTATCACCAGCTTAAAGCCATCCCTGTCTTTAAAATGGAGGACTTATTAAAGAATGGGATAGGACGGTTAATTAAATTGCTGCTTGAATCGAAGCTGAACCAACTCGAGACAGATATAGAACAGTTTGAATATCACTTCAAACAAGCGAACATAGACCACAAACAAGTTGCTGCATGGCTCACATTACTTGTTGAGAAGTTGACAGGCTTGGGACCTTTGTCAATCAAGTCCATTACAGAAATAGAAGAGCTCGTCCATTATGGGCACGAATTGAAACAGGAATTGGAACAACATACGCTCAATCCCTGTCACGTGGCGGCCAGTTATATTCAAAATTCAACGGTTCAGGCAAGCGGCAGTATTTATGTTAAAGGAATGGGTGTGTACAATTCTAAGCTGTATGCCGCAGATGAAATTTGTGTTGATGGTGATCCCGGCATTGTCAGGGGAGGATATCTTGAATCCGGCAAAAAGATCAGAGTGCATGAGTTGGGCGTGTGGAGCGGTGTCAAATCCCACATGGTCATCAGAGAACAAGATGGGGAGGTCTGTGCAGACCACTTAAATGTGGGTGTGATTATCAGCATTAATGGGATTAGTTACCAAAACCAGCGCTATCTTCGTTGTGCCCGTCTGTGCTATGATCCTTCATCGCAGGCAATTAAGGTCATTTCATTTTCTGAGAAGGGGAGAGAGAAATGA
- a CDS encoding STAS domain-containing protein, with translation MNLVVQVDDGIHHLHCQGELDMGTVVSFDQVMESILHDESLKAVIFDLKELTFVDSTGIGQLLKYCQQLDSRQIPYYLVNISANIQEIFEVLGLSTVIGQERFQPTALAAKELLNK, from the coding sequence ATGAATTTGGTGGTTCAAGTTGATGACGGCATCCATCATTTACACTGTCAAGGTGAATTGGATATGGGAACGGTCGTATCATTTGACCAGGTCATGGAGTCCATCCTACACGATGAATCATTAAAAGCTGTGATCTTTGATTTGAAGGAATTAACATTTGTTGATTCAACCGGCATCGGCCAATTGTTGAAATACTGCCAGCAATTGGACAGCCGGCAAATTCCGTACTACTTGGTTAACATCTCTGCCAATATTCAAGAAATTTTTGAGGTCCTGGGACTGTCTACTGTCATTGGACAGGAACGTTTTCAGCCTACAGCCCTTGCAGCAAAGGAACTTTTGAACAAATAA
- the flgM gene encoding flagellar biosynthesis anti-sigma factor FlgM: MKIDHTHGVWRPNPYQQQAAKPVQKREKPGRDQVQISAEAKAMLDTQTALNQKRQAKLERIKSELESGTYQVDSRKVAERLFDFWFRRG; the protein is encoded by the coding sequence ATGAAAATCGATCACACCCATGGCGTTTGGCGGCCCAATCCCTATCAGCAGCAGGCAGCCAAACCCGTCCAGAAAAGAGAAAAGCCGGGCCGGGATCAGGTCCAAATTTCTGCAGAAGCCAAAGCCATGTTAGATACCCAAACCGCTCTCAACCAAAAGCGGCAGGCTAAATTGGAGAGGATTAAAAGCGAGCTGGAAAGCGGCACTTATCAAGTGGACAGCAGGAAAGTGGCTGAGCGCCTTTTTGATTTCTGGTTTAGACGAGGCTAA
- a CDS encoding flagellar protein FlgN has product MRMLIATLEEMIQVHEMMLDIAQKKQEVLVKGDVQQLLALLQEEGKWLKQMSKLEHERQFQVEDYLRRLGLKAEEDITLSRLLPLIPDKEERNQVEALATQLVEIIGRLQRQNELNMRLTQDALKVVNHSLEVLTQSEPELTYQKPEQNGKNHSSEPSRRSFFDTKA; this is encoded by the coding sequence ATGCGCATGTTGATCGCCACTCTGGAAGAGATGATCCAGGTCCATGAGATGATGCTGGACATTGCCCAAAAGAAGCAGGAGGTCTTGGTGAAGGGGGACGTTCAGCAGCTGTTGGCCTTGTTGCAGGAAGAAGGGAAATGGTTGAAGCAGATGAGCAAGCTGGAACATGAACGGCAGTTTCAAGTGGAAGATTATTTGAGACGGCTTGGGCTTAAAGCCGAGGAGGACATCACCTTGTCCCGCCTGTTGCCCCTGATTCCTGACAAGGAAGAAAGAAATCAGGTTGAGGCGCTGGCCACCCAGTTGGTTGAAATCATTGGCCGCTTGCAACGGCAAAATGAGCTGAACATGCGCCTGACCCAGGATGCGCTTAAGGTGGTCAACCACTCGCTGGAGGTGCTCACCCAAAGTGAACCGGAGCTGACTTACCAGAAGCCGGAGCAGAACGGGAAAAACCATTCTTCAGAACCATCCAGGCGAAGCTTTTTCGATACTAAAGCATAG
- the flgK gene encoding flagellar hook-associated protein FlgK: MRSTFHGLETAKRGLYAQQTGINTTAHNIANANTKGYTRQRVNFTASAPIEVPALNRSVAPGQLGTGVNFSSIVRLREKFLDDQYRNEASSYGYWHVQKDALEKIELIFNEPSENGLRSTIDQFWNAWSDLSREPENLTARAVVRERAQAMLDAFQYAETKLKELQKDLEVSFEVKRIEANTYIQHIAQLNKEIRRIEGMGMNANDLRDQRDVLVDELARLVAIKVEEDSQGMYTITLQRSGSEDIKLVEGIAYYTIGEDDSGNAAGIVELSAVQENGLSGELHSLWKAENEIVQGYLNELRAMFFTLVYGEVEITVPADSALYDPENHTLVEYKAGDKITVNGINGLHQLGWTLREENGNAIGGPPLFVLADGTDFENISFEDFRIANVRLNPDIAHNAGLIAASARVEIVDGQLKVLKGNGNLALMMSQLRDQAFNIGGEPGTVDDYYRSLLGKLGVQTQKASRQASNQKIIMEAVDNRRQSVSGVSLDEEMVNLVQLQHAYNASARMVTAVDQMLDTIINRMGIVGR; this comes from the coding sequence ATGAGATCTACGTTTCATGGCTTGGAAACGGCCAAGCGGGGCTTGTACGCCCAGCAAACCGGCATCAATACCACAGCGCACAATATTGCCAACGCTAACACCAAAGGCTATACCCGGCAGCGGGTCAATTTTACCGCCTCTGCCCCCATTGAAGTCCCGGCCCTGAACCGGTCGGTGGCTCCGGGCCAGTTGGGAACCGGCGTTAATTTTTCTTCCATTGTGCGTTTGCGGGAAAAGTTTTTAGATGATCAATACCGCAACGAGGCCAGTTCCTACGGTTACTGGCATGTGCAAAAAGATGCGCTGGAGAAAATCGAACTGATTTTTAACGAGCCCAGTGAAAACGGCCTGCGCTCCACCATCGACCAGTTTTGGAATGCCTGGAGTGATTTGAGCCGGGAACCGGAGAACCTGACGGCCCGGGCCGTGGTGCGCGAGCGGGCCCAGGCCATGCTGGATGCTTTTCAATATGCAGAAACCAAACTGAAAGAGTTGCAAAAAGACTTGGAAGTCAGCTTTGAAGTCAAGCGGATCGAAGCCAATACCTATATTCAGCACATCGCCCAACTGAACAAGGAAATCCGCCGCATTGAAGGAATGGGCATGAACGCCAACGATTTGCGTGACCAGCGGGATGTGCTGGTTGATGAATTGGCCCGGCTGGTGGCCATTAAAGTGGAAGAAGACAGTCAGGGGATGTACACCATTACGCTGCAGCGTAGCGGCAGTGAGGATATAAAGTTAGTCGAAGGCATCGCGTATTACACGATAGGTGAAGATGATTCCGGCAACGCAGCAGGAATTGTGGAGCTTTCGGCTGTTCAAGAAAATGGCCTTAGCGGCGAGTTGCACAGTTTGTGGAAGGCTGAGAACGAAATTGTTCAGGGATACTTGAATGAACTGCGGGCAATGTTCTTTACATTGGTTTACGGTGAAGTTGAAATCACTGTGCCGGCTGACAGTGCACTGTACGATCCGGAGAATCATACTTTGGTGGAATATAAAGCAGGAGATAAGATAACGGTTAATGGAATTAATGGCCTTCACCAGCTGGGTTGGACGTTGCGTGAGGAAAATGGAAATGCCATTGGCGGTCCGCCATTATTTGTTTTGGCAGATGGAACTGATTTTGAAAATATATCGTTTGAAGATTTCCGCATTGCTAATGTGCGCCTCAATCCTGATATCGCTCATAATGCGGGGTTGATTGCCGCTTCGGCACGTGTTGAAATCGTGGATGGACAATTGAAGGTGTTGAAAGGAAACGGAAACTTGGCTCTGATGATGAGTCAATTGCGCGACCAGGCGTTCAACATCGGGGGTGAACCGGGAACGGTAGATGACTATTACCGTTCCTTGTTAGGTAAGCTCGGGGTGCAAACCCAGAAAGCCTCCCGCCAAGCCAGCAACCAGAAAATCATCATGGAAGCTGTGGACAACCGCCGGCAATCGGTGAGCGGGGTTTCCCTCGATGAAGAGATGGTTAACCTGGTTCAGCTTCAGCATGCCTATAATGCTTCGGCACGGATGGTCACCGCAGTGGATCAGATGCTGGACACGATTATTAACCGCATGGGTATTGTCGGGCGTTAG
- the flgL gene encoding flagellar hook-associated protein FlgL — MRVTPKMISDQMLNNLNRNLSRLEKVQWQLSTGRKISKPSDDPVGLNYALRYRSELAANQQYQRNLDSALSWLENADTMVGQVVNVIQRARELTVQGSTGSNSAQSLQAIAAEIDQLIEQLREIANSRFNGKYIFNGQRTDQPPYPDDDFAAAQFDTGKIEFEVGRGVTIAVNQHAGEIFGEGTETDNLFIVLGQIRDALRDNDPEAAEALLGQLDSRMDKVLEKWADIGARYNRLELMDNRLKDNTLNFTNLLSKTEDADLAEVIINLRTEENIYRSSLAAGARIIQPSLIDFLR, encoded by the coding sequence ATGAGAGTCACGCCAAAAATGATCAGCGACCAGATGCTGAACAATTTGAACCGCAATTTAAGCCGGTTGGAAAAAGTGCAGTGGCAACTGTCTACCGGGCGCAAAATCAGCAAACCGTCCGATGATCCGGTAGGTTTAAACTATGCTCTCCGCTACCGCAGTGAGCTGGCGGCCAACCAGCAATACCAGCGCAATCTGGATTCGGCTCTGTCCTGGCTGGAAAACGCCGATACCATGGTCGGACAGGTGGTGAACGTGATCCAACGGGCCCGGGAGTTGACCGTGCAAGGTTCAACGGGCAGCAACTCAGCCCAATCCTTGCAAGCGATTGCGGCTGAAATTGATCAGTTGATCGAACAGCTGCGGGAAATTGCCAACTCCCGTTTTAACGGGAAATACATTTTTAACGGTCAGCGGACGGACCAGCCCCCTTATCCGGACGACGATTTTGCTGCGGCCCAGTTCGATACGGGAAAAATAGAATTTGAGGTTGGACGGGGCGTCACCATTGCGGTTAACCAGCATGCCGGAGAGATCTTTGGTGAAGGGACAGAAACGGATAATCTGTTTATTGTTCTGGGCCAAATCAGAGACGCGCTGCGAGACAATGACCCGGAAGCAGCAGAAGCGTTATTGGGCCAATTGGACAGCCGCATGGACAAAGTACTGGAAAAATGGGCGGATATTGGCGCCCGCTATAACCGTTTGGAGTTGATGGACAACCGTTTGAAGGACAACACACTGAACTTTACCAATCTGTTGTCCAAAACAGAAGATGCTGACCTGGCTGAGGTGATTATCAATCTGCGGACGGAAGAAAACATCTACCGTTCCAGCCTGGCTGCCGGAGCGCGCATCATCCAGCCCAGTCTGATCGACTTCCTGCGTTAG
- the fliW gene encoding flagellar assembly protein FliW — translation MKVIHSPRFGQVHYAEEQVITFPQGLPGFETCTRYVLLPLDEQDEQPFYFLQSIEEGDLSFLVLNPLRFFPDYEVELSDAVVDKLQIEKPEDVSLFTTVTVRGSLHDATTNLKAPLVINVPKRLGKQVVVENKDYLLKQPLFVPENKQANAGQKG, via the coding sequence ATGAAGGTAATACACTCCCCCCGTTTTGGACAGGTGCACTATGCAGAGGAACAAGTGATCACGTTTCCTCAAGGGCTACCAGGATTTGAAACATGTACCCGCTATGTGCTTCTGCCACTGGATGAACAGGATGAGCAGCCGTTTTATTTTCTACAGTCTATTGAGGAAGGGGATTTGAGCTTTTTGGTGCTTAATCCGCTCCGTTTTTTCCCGGACTATGAGGTCGAATTGAGTGACGCGGTGGTCGATAAGCTCCAAATAGAAAAGCCTGAGGATGTTTCTCTGTTTACTACGGTGACTGTGAGAGGCTCACTGCACGATGCGACTACCAATCTGAAGGCGCCGCTGGTCATTAATGTACCCAAGCGACTGGGCAAGCAAGTGGTTGTGGAGAACAAGGATTATCTGCTCAAGCAGCCCCTGTTTGTTCCCGAGAATAAGCAGGCCAATGCGGGGCAGAAGGGGTGA
- the csrA gene encoding carbon storage regulator CsrA, whose translation MLVLARKKGESIIIDDQIEVKVVAVEGDVVKLGIEAPKSVSIHRQEVYQAIQEENRAARMTAFDPEWLKKLKSNIE comes from the coding sequence GTGCTTGTCTTGGCGCGTAAAAAAGGAGAATCCATTATTATTGATGATCAAATTGAAGTCAAAGTGGTCGCTGTGGAAGGGGATGTGGTCAAGCTGGGCATTGAAGCGCCAAAATCGGTGTCCATCCACCGCCAGGAAGTATACCAGGCCATTCAGGAGGAAAACCGGGCCGCCCGGATGACGGCTTTTGATCCGGAGTGGTTGAAGAAGTTAAAAAGTAACATTGAGTGA
- a CDS encoding Uma2 family endonuclease, whose translation MNWPDDERLELINGVPYLLAPSPSRQHQEVVMALSATLYQALRNHPCRVYVAPLDVRLVNNQDEQEAHMINVVQPDIVVVCDPAKLDDRGVKGAPDLIIEVTSPSTATNDYIRKRKLYEQHGVKEYWIVHPIDHIVMVYLLNDQGQYEGPVFYSKEDEVPVRIIPGVSIKLEEIFSQKTDQ comes from the coding sequence CTGAACTGGCCGGATGATGAGCGCCTCGAACTGATCAACGGCGTGCCTTACCTGCTGGCCCCTTCACCCTCCCGCCAGCACCAAGAGGTTGTCATGGCGTTATCTGCCACACTGTATCAGGCCCTGCGAAACCATCCCTGCCGGGTTTATGTCGCGCCCCTTGACGTTCGTCTGGTGAACAATCAAGATGAGCAGGAGGCGCACATGATCAATGTGGTTCAACCCGATATCGTGGTCGTTTGCGACCCGGCCAAATTGGACGACAGGGGAGTGAAAGGGGCTCCTGACTTGATCATTGAAGTCACTTCACCCAGTACAGCCACCAACGATTACATCCGCAAGCGGAAACTTTACGAACAGCATGGGGTGAAAGAGTACTGGATCGTCCATCCTATTGACCACATTGTGATGGTCTATCTGCTTAATGATCAAGGTCAATATGAAGGACCCGTTTTTTACAGTAAGGAAGATGAAGTACCTGTTCGAATCATTCCTGGCGTCAGCATTAAGTTAGAAGAGATATTTTCCCAGAAAACGGATCAGTAA